The following proteins are co-located in the Solanum pennellii chromosome 1, SPENNV200 genome:
- the LOC107018549 gene encoding uncharacterized protein LOC107018549, with translation MCFGMPTDKLLGFIVNLRGIELDRFKIKAIKQLSPASTNKEVMSFFGRLNYISRFTTQCTVVCRPIFKLLKKNALIKFNQECQTAFDAIKNYLSNPAMLVPLRSPLLLYLSISDNTFGCVLGQYAETGKKERAICYLIKKFTP, from the coding sequence ATGTGCTTTGGGATGCCAACAGACAAGTTGCTGGGGTTTATAGTCAACTTAAGAGGCATCGAACTGGACCGTTTCAAGATCAAGGCAATTAAGCAATTATCGCCTGCAAGTACAAATAAGGAAGTGATGAGTTTCTTTGGAAGGTTGAACTACATTAGTCGGTTCACAACTCAATGCACCGTGGTGTGTAGGCCTATTTTCAAGTTACTGAAGAAGAATGCTTTGATAAAGTTCAACCAAGAATGTCAGACTGCTTTCGATGCCATCAAGAATTATTTGTCTAATCCGGCAATGTTGGTTCCTCTGCGGAGTCCATTATTGCTATATTTGTCTATATCAGATAACACATTTGGGTGTGTGCTTGGTCAATACGCCGAGACAGGGAAGAAAGAGCGAGCTATTTGTTATTTGATCAAGAAATTCACTCCATAA